A window from Cryobacterium sp. PAMC25264 encodes these proteins:
- a CDS encoding TetR family transcriptional regulator C-terminal domain-containing protein, with protein MLHYFESKDDLWVALLRTRDEIDAAKDPDDPDPAGTFAATVRHNADVPGLVQMFANLSAAAATDPEHPANAYFRERYAHSRRTIAAGLARMQASGRLDSSVDPEMLASILMAVSDGMQVQWMYDDTRDMAAHVEAVIALAQAGAPRREP; from the coding sequence TTGCTGCACTATTTCGAGTCCAAGGACGACCTCTGGGTGGCACTCCTGCGCACCCGGGACGAGATCGACGCAGCGAAGGATCCCGACGACCCAGATCCCGCTGGCACCTTCGCGGCTACAGTTCGCCACAACGCGGATGTGCCCGGGCTCGTGCAGATGTTCGCGAATCTGTCTGCCGCGGCCGCGACCGACCCCGAGCATCCGGCGAACGCCTATTTTCGGGAGCGCTACGCGCATTCGCGGCGCACGATCGCGGCCGGACTGGCCCGGATGCAGGCATCCGGTCGACTCGACTCGTCGGTCGACCCGGAAATGCTGGCGTCGATTCTGATGGCCGTCAGCGACGGAATGCAGGTGCAGTGGATGTATGACGACACCCGCGACATGGCCGCCCATGTCGAGGCCGTGATTGCGCTGGCCCAGGCCGGCGCGCCCCGCCGCGAACCGTGA
- a CDS encoding sugar phosphate isomerase/epimerase, with protein MSSTPSVQLYTVRDAISADLQGAIARVAEIGFTQVEPYSFVERADEFEKAFAASGVTAPSGHAPVIDAADPARAFDAAAQLGIGTVIDPFIPSDRWQTADDAARIAERVNELQVLAAAAGLGFGYHNHQWEFANQVDGRSIYELFLEAISPEVVLELDTYWSTVGGADTPALLRRLGDRVQFLHIKDGPVQGDIATTLPSSESALSVPDALANAFASQLPAGSGDVGVAAILAAAPNALRVVEFDGYTGDVFDGIAASFAWLAENDK; from the coding sequence ATGTCCAGCACACCCTCGGTCCAGCTCTACACCGTGAGGGATGCCATCTCCGCAGACCTTCAGGGCGCCATCGCCCGCGTCGCCGAGATCGGCTTCACCCAGGTGGAGCCCTACTCGTTCGTCGAACGCGCCGACGAGTTCGAGAAGGCCTTCGCCGCCTCCGGCGTCACGGCGCCCTCCGGCCACGCCCCGGTCATCGACGCCGCCGACCCCGCACGCGCCTTCGACGCCGCCGCTCAGCTCGGCATCGGCACCGTCATCGACCCGTTCATCCCGAGCGACCGCTGGCAGACCGCCGACGACGCGGCCCGCATCGCCGAGCGCGTGAACGAACTCCAGGTTCTGGCCGCCGCTGCCGGACTGGGCTTCGGGTACCACAATCACCAGTGGGAGTTCGCGAACCAGGTGGACGGCCGCAGCATCTACGAACTCTTCCTCGAGGCGATCTCGCCCGAGGTGGTCCTCGAACTGGACACCTACTGGTCTACCGTCGGCGGCGCCGACACCCCCGCGCTGCTGCGCCGCCTGGGCGACCGGGTGCAGTTCCTGCACATCAAGGACGGCCCCGTGCAGGGCGACATCGCCACCACCTTGCCGAGCAGCGAGAGCGCCCTTTCGGTGCCGGATGCGCTCGCCAACGCCTTCGCCAGCCAGCTGCCCGCCGGCAGCGGCGACGTCGGCGTCGCCGCCATCCTCGCGGCCGCCCCGAACGCCCTGCGGGTCGTGGAATTCGACGGGTACACCGGCGATGTCTTCGACGGCATCGCGGCATCCTTCGCTTGGCTTGCGGAGAACGACAAGTGA
- a CDS encoding hemolysin family protein: MNEWIMVGIGLILTFGTGVFVAAEFALVTLDRNELEARRDRGEKRLGPTITALRITSTHLSSAQLGITLTTLLTGYTFEPAISSLLRGPMLDLGVPEGLVPVLGTVIGISLATLFSMVIGELVPKNFALAVPLATAKFVVPMQAAFTAVFKPVILVFNNTANALIRLVGIEPKEELSGARSAEELGFLVRRSAMEGLLDADHAEMLNRTLRFSDHSAADVMTPRVQMASVHSDDTAESIVTLASATGYSRFPVIGRDTDDILGVLHVKQAFAVALERRTLVRADELMLPALRVPESMGVDRLLGALRQQGLQIAVVSDEYGGTAGIVTLEDLVEELVGELEDEHDRAKAGIVRTGRSIVFDGGLRPDELLERVGLTVPDDGDYETIAGFVTDRLDRMPEVGDTVPIDVGTLRVERMDGARVSRIRLTPTETAADLDPVTAIVAGRLTHE; encoded by the coding sequence GTGAACGAATGGATCATGGTGGGCATCGGGCTCATTCTGACCTTCGGTACCGGCGTGTTCGTCGCCGCCGAGTTCGCCCTCGTCACGCTCGACCGCAATGAACTCGAGGCCCGCAGGGATCGCGGCGAGAAACGCCTCGGCCCCACCATCACGGCGCTGCGGATCACCTCCACGCACCTCTCCAGCGCCCAGCTGGGCATCACGCTGACCACCCTGCTCACCGGGTACACCTTCGAGCCGGCCATCAGTTCCCTGCTGCGCGGCCCGATGCTCGACCTGGGCGTGCCCGAGGGCCTTGTGCCCGTGCTGGGCACCGTGATCGGCATCTCGCTGGCCACCCTGTTCTCCATGGTGATCGGCGAGCTCGTGCCCAAGAACTTCGCTCTGGCCGTGCCGCTGGCCACCGCCAAGTTCGTCGTGCCCATGCAGGCCGCATTCACGGCCGTGTTCAAGCCCGTGATCCTGGTCTTCAACAACACCGCCAACGCCCTCATTCGCCTGGTGGGCATCGAGCCCAAGGAAGAGCTGTCCGGCGCGCGCAGCGCCGAGGAGCTCGGCTTCCTGGTGCGCCGGTCGGCCATGGAGGGCCTGCTCGACGCGGACCACGCCGAAATGCTCAACCGAACCCTGCGGTTCTCCGACCACTCGGCCGCCGACGTGATGACGCCGCGGGTGCAGATGGCGTCGGTGCATTCCGACGACACCGCCGAGAGCATCGTGACGCTGGCCAGCGCCACCGGCTACTCGAGGTTCCCGGTGATCGGCCGCGACACCGACGACATCCTGGGCGTGCTGCACGTCAAGCAGGCCTTCGCTGTGGCGCTGGAGCGCCGCACTCTGGTGCGGGCGGATGAGCTGATGCTGCCCGCGCTGCGGGTGCCGGAGTCGATGGGTGTCGACCGGCTGCTCGGGGCCCTCCGCCAGCAGGGCCTGCAGATCGCCGTGGTGTCCGACGAATACGGCGGCACCGCCGGCATCGTCACGCTCGAGGACCTCGTGGAGGAACTCGTGGGCGAGCTGGAGGACGAGCACGACCGGGCCAAGGCCGGGATCGTGCGCACCGGCCGCTCGATCGTGTTCGACGGCGGTCTCCGTCCCGACGAGCTGCTCGAACGGGTGGGCCTGACCGTGCCCGACGACGGTGACTACGAGACCATCGCCGGCTTTGTCACCGACCGGCTTGACCGTATGCCCGAGGTGGGCGACACCGTCCCCATCGACGTGGGCACCCTGCGGGTCGAGCGGATGGATGGTGCGCGCGTGTCGCGCATCCGTCTCACCCCCACCGAAACCGCGGCCGACCTCGACCCGGTCACGGCCATCGTCGCAGGGAGGCTGACCCATGAGTGA
- a CDS encoding Gfo/Idh/MocA family protein — translation MSRTGRVGVGIIGAGVISGTYLENMTAFADLDVLFVADLDLGRAQAQAEAYGVPGHGSVDELLARDDIEIVVNLTIPAVHTEVGERIIAAGKHVWSEKPLALDHESGAALLAAAETAGLRVACAPDTVLGAGIQTAMRAIRRGDIGEPLTATTMFHVPGPDAWHPNPEFLFALGAGPLFDMGPYYVTTLVHAFGSARRVAAVSSQSSAVRTIGSGPRAGTEFAVEVPTHHAAVISFEGGQSAQSTFSFQNALPRMGFVEISGTEGTIVLPDPNMFDGESTLWRFGQDEPTTLPAVGSTYGRGSGVLDLARSIRAGVPERASGAIAAHVLDVLLAVSSAAASGETVNVDSRVQQPTPLAEDWNPAAATL, via the coding sequence GTGAGCCGCACCGGACGCGTCGGGGTCGGCATCATCGGCGCCGGCGTCATCAGCGGAACCTACCTGGAGAACATGACGGCGTTCGCCGACCTCGACGTGCTCTTCGTCGCGGACCTCGACCTCGGCCGTGCCCAGGCGCAGGCCGAGGCCTACGGCGTGCCAGGCCACGGCTCGGTCGACGAGCTGCTGGCGCGGGACGACATCGAGATCGTGGTGAACCTCACCATCCCCGCCGTGCACACGGAGGTGGGCGAGCGGATCATCGCCGCCGGCAAGCACGTCTGGAGCGAGAAGCCGCTGGCCCTGGACCACGAGTCCGGCGCCGCGCTTCTCGCCGCCGCGGAGACTGCGGGCCTCAGGGTGGCCTGTGCACCCGACACCGTGCTCGGCGCGGGCATCCAAACGGCCATGCGGGCCATCCGGCGAGGCGACATCGGTGAGCCGCTCACGGCCACCACGATGTTCCATGTGCCGGGCCCCGACGCCTGGCACCCGAACCCCGAGTTCCTGTTCGCGCTGGGCGCCGGGCCACTGTTCGACATGGGCCCGTACTACGTGACCACGCTCGTGCACGCCTTCGGCTCGGCCCGCCGGGTCGCCGCGGTCTCGTCGCAGTCCAGTGCGGTGCGCACCATCGGCAGCGGTCCCCGGGCCGGCACCGAGTTCGCGGTCGAGGTGCCCACCCACCATGCCGCGGTCATCTCCTTCGAGGGGGGGCAGTCCGCGCAGTCCACGTTCAGCTTCCAGAACGCGCTGCCGCGGATGGGCTTCGTCGAGATCAGCGGCACCGAGGGCACGATTGTGCTGCCCGACCCGAACATGTTCGACGGCGAGTCGACGCTCTGGCGGTTCGGCCAGGACGAGCCGACGACGCTGCCCGCCGTCGGGTCGACCTATGGTCGCGGGTCGGGCGTGCTGGATCTGGCCCGGTCGATCCGGGCCGGAGTGCCCGAACGCGCCAGCGGTGCGATCGCCGCGCATGTGCTCGACGTGCTCCTGGCCGTGTCGTCGGCCGCAGCCAGCGGCGAGACGGTCAACGTCGATTCGAGGGTGCAGCAGCCCACTCCCCTGGCCGAGGACTGGAACCCCGCCGCTGCCACCCTCTAG
- a CDS encoding rhodanese-like domain-containing protein, whose amino-acid sequence MNSTRLAVILTLAGVVSLAGCSAALPTPTASSTPSAATAGPQASPESTPDSTTVPLTVGTIIDVRTPAEYAQGHLDGAVNIDVQSADFADRIAELPADGQYTVYCRTGSRAGAAVTKMTALGFTDVTNAGSLAEASASTGVAVVTD is encoded by the coding sequence GTGAACAGCACCCGCCTCGCCGTCATCCTGACCCTGGCCGGGGTCGTGAGCCTTGCCGGCTGCTCGGCCGCTCTGCCGACGCCAACCGCGTCGTCGACGCCGAGTGCCGCGACGGCCGGCCCACAGGCCAGCCCGGAGTCGACGCCCGACTCCACCACGGTGCCGCTCACCGTGGGAACCATCATCGACGTGCGCACGCCCGCCGAATATGCCCAGGGGCATCTCGACGGCGCCGTGAACATCGATGTGCAGTCTGCCGACTTCGCCGACCGCATCGCCGAGCTGCCCGCCGACGGGCAGTACACCGTGTACTGCCGGACCGGCTCCCGCGCCGGTGCGGCGGTGACGAAGATGACGGCGTTGGGCTTCACCGACGTGACCAACGCGGGCAGCCTCGCCGAGGCATCCGCGAGCACCGGAGTGGCCGTCGTCACCGACTAG
- a CDS encoding MarR family winged helix-turn-helix transcriptional regulator: MSQGEARIDLETSVGYLLKEAASALRTSMETVLRPLGMNITHYSCLELLAQRPGLSNSELARGAFVSRQSMNVLLHSLEEDGFVSRAREAPEGRARPTELTESGRIRLAAASAAVRGVEDRMRSGLSSTEQEQLRAHLAACVVSLAGPDRARGDSS, translated from the coding sequence ATGAGTCAAGGCGAGGCGCGAATCGATCTGGAGACCTCGGTGGGGTACCTGCTCAAGGAGGCCGCGAGCGCCCTGCGCACCTCGATGGAGACGGTCCTGCGCCCGCTCGGCATGAACATCACGCACTACTCCTGCCTCGAGCTGCTCGCCCAGCGGCCCGGGCTGTCCAACTCCGAGCTGGCCCGGGGGGCCTTCGTGTCCCGGCAGTCGATGAACGTGTTGTTGCATTCCCTCGAGGAGGACGGCTTCGTCTCCCGCGCACGCGAGGCACCGGAGGGGCGGGCGCGGCCCACCGAGCTCACCGAGTCGGGCCGCATCCGCTTGGCTGCCGCCAGCGCCGCGGTGCGCGGCGTGGAGGACCGGATGCGCTCCGGCCTGAGCTCGACCGAGCAGGAGCAGCTGCGCGCCCACCTTGCGGCCTGCGTGGTGTCGCTGGCCGGACCTGACCGCGCTCGCGGCGATTCGTCCTAG
- a CDS encoding class I SAM-dependent methyltransferase, producing MSNTTTPGSSVTADIRWQSGDTEQTAPWHSEGGWPAPRRAVVVDDTLTADAAYRMAEAGTGMLWQGDFQNARQLLSALARRVDRHRRTPTTGMSAAFEAGRAQALRRARLLGLVLVQLDASHTLNLRRAPDVRQAADEAYGAGTASVVLSLRELLGVMGAHEWRTKGVPVAALGASIHPHYGVFSPVRGEYLDLIATAPLPATGMAFDIGTGSGVIAAMLAQRGFDRVVATDMEPRALACARENLQRLGYADQVEVVHADLFPAGRADLVVCNPPWLPASAATSTDAAVYDPDSRMLRGFLAGLAGHLTEHGEGWLIISNLGELLGLRSRGELLDLIDHAGLAVIARLDIRPTHHKAADATDPLHAARSAEVTSLWRLGRA from the coding sequence ATGTCCAACACGACCACCCCCGGCAGCAGCGTGACGGCCGACATCCGCTGGCAGTCCGGCGACACCGAGCAAACCGCCCCGTGGCACTCCGAGGGCGGCTGGCCCGCGCCGCGCCGCGCCGTCGTGGTCGACGACACCCTCACCGCGGATGCCGCCTACCGGATGGCCGAGGCCGGCACCGGCATGCTCTGGCAGGGCGACTTCCAGAACGCCAGACAGCTGCTCTCCGCGCTGGCCCGCCGGGTGGACCGGCACCGGCGCACTCCCACCACCGGCATGTCGGCCGCGTTCGAGGCGGGCCGCGCCCAGGCCCTCCGTCGCGCGCGCCTGCTGGGCCTGGTGCTCGTGCAACTCGACGCAAGCCACACCCTGAACCTGCGCCGCGCGCCCGACGTTCGACAGGCTGCCGACGAGGCCTACGGTGCCGGGACCGCCTCGGTCGTGCTGTCGCTGCGCGAGCTGCTCGGCGTGATGGGCGCTCACGAGTGGCGCACAAAGGGGGTGCCGGTCGCGGCGCTCGGCGCGAGCATCCACCCGCATTACGGCGTCTTCTCACCGGTGCGCGGCGAGTACCTCGACCTCATCGCCACCGCGCCGCTGCCGGCGACCGGGATGGCTTTCGACATCGGCACCGGTTCCGGGGTGATCGCGGCGATGCTCGCTCAACGCGGTTTTGACCGCGTCGTGGCCACCGATATGGAGCCCCGAGCGCTGGCCTGTGCCCGCGAGAACCTCCAGCGTCTGGGGTACGCCGACCAGGTCGAGGTCGTGCATGCCGACCTGTTCCCGGCAGGCCGCGCCGACCTCGTGGTCTGCAACCCGCCCTGGCTGCCGGCCTCCGCCGCCACAAGCACCGACGCCGCCGTCTACGACCCGGACAGCCGCATGCTCCGTGGCTTTCTGGCCGGCCTGGCCGGGCACCTCACCGAGCACGGCGAGGGCTGGCTGATCATCTCCAACCTCGGCGAACTGCTCGGACTGCGCTCCCGCGGCGAACTGCTCGACCTCATCGACCACGCGGGCCTGGCCGTCATCGCCCGCCTCGACATCCGCCCCACTCACCACAAGGCGGCCGACGCCACCGACCCGCTGCACGCCGCGCGGTCGGCCGAGGTCACCTCGCTCTGGCGGCTCGGCCGGGCCTGA
- a CDS encoding IS256 family transposase, with product MALDQSALLDLLGELKLTDVTDRIRVATETLYQELIDAEATAFIGAAPFERTGDRTTHRNGTRPRTLSTTAGDLDLKIPKLRAGSFFPALLERRRRVDQALFAVVMEAYVHGVSTRKVDDLVKALGADTGISKSEVSRICAGLDAEVAEFRDRTLAAQDFPYVFLDATYCKARVGHRIVSQAIVVAVGVAADGRREVLGFDVGDSENEGFWTSFLRSLKTRGLDGVKLVMSDAHTGLKKAIGTVFQGAGWQRCRVHFMRNVLAVIPKGSQDMVASIIRTIFAQPDQEHIEKQFREVTTMLGRSHPKVAAMLVDAQPDLLAFAGFPRRHWRQIWSTNPLERVNKEIKRRTDVVGVFPNAAALLRLAGSVLIEQHDEWEAGERRYFSEASMLELATMNNPTEVIDEAVILPELAAA from the coding sequence ATGGCTCTAGACCAGTCTGCCCTGCTCGACCTGCTGGGAGAACTCAAACTCACCGACGTCACCGACCGAATTCGGGTCGCGACGGAAACTCTTTACCAAGAACTCATCGATGCGGAAGCGACCGCGTTCATCGGTGCCGCCCCGTTTGAGCGCACCGGCGACCGCACCACCCACCGCAACGGCACCCGACCGAGGACCTTGTCGACCACCGCCGGCGACCTCGATCTGAAGATCCCGAAGCTACGCGCTGGGTCGTTCTTCCCGGCTCTGCTTGAGCGGCGTCGCCGGGTCGATCAGGCGTTGTTCGCGGTCGTGATGGAGGCCTACGTGCACGGCGTCTCGACCCGCAAAGTCGACGACCTCGTCAAAGCGCTCGGCGCTGACACCGGGATCTCCAAGTCCGAGGTATCCCGGATCTGCGCGGGCCTAGACGCCGAGGTCGCCGAGTTCCGCGACCGCACCCTCGCGGCCCAAGACTTCCCCTACGTGTTCCTGGACGCCACCTACTGCAAAGCCCGGGTTGGGCACCGGATCGTGTCCCAGGCCATCGTCGTCGCGGTCGGGGTCGCCGCGGACGGGCGCCGGGAAGTGCTGGGCTTTGACGTGGGTGACAGCGAGAACGAGGGCTTCTGGACTAGCTTCTTGCGGTCGTTGAAGACCCGAGGCCTGGACGGGGTCAAGCTCGTCATGTCTGACGCTCACACCGGGCTGAAGAAGGCCATCGGCACCGTCTTCCAGGGCGCCGGCTGGCAGAGATGCCGGGTGCATTTCATGCGCAACGTCCTCGCCGTGATCCCGAAGGGCTCCCAGGACATGGTCGCCTCGATCATCCGCACCATCTTCGCCCAGCCCGACCAAGAGCACATCGAGAAACAGTTCCGCGAGGTCACCACCATGCTGGGCCGCTCGCACCCGAAGGTCGCCGCGATGCTCGTCGACGCGCAACCCGACCTGCTCGCGTTCGCCGGGTTTCCCCGGCGGCACTGGCGCCAGATCTGGTCCACCAACCCGCTCGAACGGGTGAACAAAGAGATCAAACGCCGCACCGACGTGGTCGGTGTCTTCCCCAACGCAGCCGCGCTGCTGCGCCTGGCCGGGTCGGTTCTGATCGAGCAGCACGACGAGTGGGAAGCCGGCGAACGCCGCTACTTCTCCGAAGCATCCATGCTCGAGCTGGCCACCATGAACAACCCCACCGAGGTAATCGACGAGGCGGTGATCCTCCCAGAACTAGCCGCCGCCTAA
- a CDS encoding hemolysin family protein: MSEYLPGLLWLVVLLAVNAFFVGAEFAVISARRSQIEPLAAQGNKAAKTTLWAMEHATLMLATSQLGITVCSLVILNVSEPAIHHLLEIPLGYTDLSPAAISGIAFAVALGLVTFLHVVLGEMVPKNISFSVPDRAALILAPPLVFVARVFRPVIFSLNWLANGVLRLFRVTPKDEATSAFTLDEVAGIVRQSTREGMLMDASGTLSAAFEFTTKRVSDVEVPLAGIVFLPAHASPADLQRAVAAHGFSRYILTDTTGSPAGYLHLKDVMDLTGPDVFTQPVPAKRVRRLATVLRDSDLEDALAAMRRTGSHVASSFDANGVATGVLFLEDIIEELVGEVDDVTSV; encoded by the coding sequence ATGAGTGAGTATCTCCCCGGGCTGCTCTGGCTCGTCGTGCTGCTGGCGGTCAACGCCTTCTTCGTCGGCGCCGAATTCGCCGTGATCTCGGCCCGCCGCTCGCAGATCGAGCCTCTCGCCGCGCAGGGCAACAAGGCCGCCAAGACCACCCTGTGGGCAATGGAGCACGCCACCCTGATGCTGGCGACCTCGCAGCTGGGTATCACCGTGTGCTCGCTGGTGATCCTCAACGTGTCGGAGCCGGCGATCCATCACCTTCTCGAGATCCCGCTGGGCTACACCGACCTGTCGCCCGCAGCCATCAGCGGAATCGCCTTCGCCGTGGCCCTGGGCCTGGTTACCTTCCTGCACGTGGTGTTGGGCGAGATGGTGCCCAAGAACATCTCGTTCTCGGTGCCCGACCGCGCGGCGCTGATTCTCGCGCCGCCGCTGGTGTTCGTCGCGCGCGTGTTCCGGCCGGTGATCTTCAGCCTCAACTGGCTGGCCAATGGGGTGCTGCGATTGTTCCGCGTCACGCCCAAGGACGAGGCGACAAGCGCATTCACCCTCGACGAGGTGGCCGGCATCGTGCGCCAGTCCACCCGCGAGGGCATGCTGATGGATGCCTCCGGCACCCTGTCGGCGGCGTTCGAGTTCACCACCAAGCGGGTCTCCGATGTGGAGGTACCGCTTGCCGGCATCGTATTCCTTCCGGCGCATGCATCGCCCGCGGACCTGCAGCGGGCCGTGGCCGCGCACGGGTTCTCCCGGTACATCCTCACGGATACGACGGGGTCGCCGGCCGGCTACCTCCACCTCAAAGACGTCATGGACCTCACCGGGCCCGACGTTTTCACCCAGCCGGTTCCGGCCAAGCGGGTGCGCCGCCTGGCCACGGTGCTGCGTGACAGCGACCTCGAGGACGCCCTGGCGGCCATGCGCCGCACGGGCTCGCACGTGGCGAGTTCGTTCGACGCGAACGGTGTGGCCACCGGGGTGCTGTTCCTGGAGGACATCATCGAAGAGCTCGTGGGCGAGGTGGACGACGTCACGAGCGTCTAG
- a CDS encoding MFS transporter, producing the protein MTTRRTPAPTDAGAPATTQLQRKVVGVLVLGQVLGGIGMGATLSLGALLAAQLSGSNAWSGMAATMSTLGAALAAVPLARLAQANGRRRSLAAGAGIAGVGAVLAVTAVALDTFPLLLLALMLLGAGSATNLQARFAATDLASPRYRARDLSIVVWSTTIGAVLGPNLFGPGEVVGTQLGLPPLTGAFAFSLAAQVGAALVYTIGLRPDPLLTALSVREARPTGTRAHGGFAIVRGNPLARFAVAVIALSHATMVALMSMAPVHLTEHGASLTIVGLTISLHVAGMYALSPVFGALADRLGRVPVILAGQALLLAALTLFGVASENGTAMTVGLILLGLGWSASVVAASALIAEAVGVHDRSALQGFSDLSMNAAGALGGALAGPVLILVGYSGLGVAAMALVAVVTIWSLVRRPAAPALG; encoded by the coding sequence ATGACCACACGCCGCACGCCCGCGCCAACGGATGCGGGCGCGCCGGCCACCACACAGCTGCAGCGCAAGGTGGTGGGGGTGCTCGTCCTCGGCCAGGTCCTCGGCGGCATCGGCATGGGCGCCACACTCTCCCTCGGCGCCCTGCTCGCAGCGCAGCTCTCCGGCTCCAACGCCTGGTCGGGCATGGCGGCGACAATGAGCACCCTGGGCGCGGCCCTCGCGGCCGTGCCGCTGGCCCGGCTGGCCCAGGCCAACGGACGCCGCCGGTCCCTGGCCGCCGGCGCGGGCATCGCCGGCGTCGGCGCCGTGCTGGCGGTCACCGCGGTCGCGCTCGACACCTTCCCGCTCCTGCTGCTGGCGCTGATGTTGCTCGGCGCGGGGTCGGCCACCAACCTGCAGGCCCGGTTCGCCGCCACCGACCTGGCCAGCCCCCGCTATCGGGCGCGTGACCTCTCCATCGTGGTCTGGTCGACCACCATCGGCGCGGTGCTCGGGCCCAACCTGTTCGGCCCCGGCGAGGTCGTCGGCACACAGCTGGGCCTGCCACCACTCACCGGGGCGTTCGCGTTCTCCCTGGCCGCGCAGGTGGGCGCCGCGCTGGTCTACACGATCGGGCTGCGACCCGACCCGCTGCTCACGGCCCTGTCGGTGCGCGAGGCCCGGCCCACCGGCACGAGAGCGCACGGCGGATTCGCCATCGTGCGCGGCAACCCGTTGGCCCGCTTCGCCGTCGCGGTGATCGCCCTCAGCCATGCCACAATGGTGGCCCTCATGTCGATGGCGCCCGTGCACCTCACTGAGCACGGGGCATCTCTCACGATCGTGGGCCTCACCATCAGCCTGCACGTGGCCGGCATGTATGCCCTGTCGCCCGTCTTCGGCGCCCTGGCCGACCGCCTCGGCCGAGTGCCGGTGATCCTCGCCGGGCAGGCTCTGCTCCTGGCCGCCCTCACCCTGTTCGGGGTCGCCAGCGAGAACGGCACGGCCATGACCGTGGGGCTGATCCTGCTCGGGCTCGGCTGGTCGGCATCCGTCGTGGCCGCCTCGGCGCTCATCGCCGAGGCGGTCGGTGTGCACGACCGCTCGGCGTTGCAGGGCTTCTCGGACCTGTCGATGAACGCCGCGGGCGCCCTCGGCGGCGCCCTGGCCGGACCGGTGCTGATCCTGGTGGGCTACTCGGGCCTCGGCGTGGCCGCGATGGCGCTGGTCGCCGTGGTCACGATCTGGTCGCTGGTCCGCCGCCCGGCCGCCCCCGCCCTCGGCTGA
- a CDS encoding DUF1622 domain-containing protein, whose amino-acid sequence MTFEQVVEAAVRVVEVVGAAIMVLGGLAALIGGIPRALRRDTRSTSYQEMRRNLGRAILLGLEVLIVADIIRTIVVEPTVESVLVLGAIVIIRVLLSFSLEVEMDGVWPWARWRVMGTAATGTDAGAATEPGAATEARAGSGTASD is encoded by the coding sequence ATGACGTTCGAGCAGGTGGTCGAAGCGGCCGTGCGGGTCGTAGAGGTGGTCGGCGCCGCCATTATGGTGCTCGGCGGGCTGGCGGCCCTCATCGGCGGGATCCCGCGGGCCCTGCGCCGGGACACCCGGTCGACCTCGTACCAGGAGATGCGGCGAAACCTGGGCCGGGCGATCCTACTGGGCCTTGAGGTGCTGATCGTGGCCGACATCATCCGCACCATCGTGGTGGAACCTACCGTGGAGAGCGTGCTGGTGCTCGGCGCTATCGTGATCATCCGGGTGCTGCTGAGCTTCTCGCTCGAGGTGGAGATGGACGGGGTGTGGCCCTGGGCGCGCTGGCGAGTGATGGGCACGGCCGCAACCGGAACTGACGCCGGGGCCGCGACGGAGCCCGGGGCCGCGACGGAGGCCAGGGCCGGCTCCGGGACTGCGTCGGACTAG